A stretch of DNA from Pseudomonas sp. HN11:
GGAAGCAGCCGGCTGATGAGCAAATCAACATTGGTACCTACCTGACACTGCGGGCAGATAAAGATGCGCTTGAGATAGAGCTGAAAGCAAACAGAACTGCCCTTCGTGAACTCCTCGAAGACCTCAAGTCCGTCGGCTTAGAACGAGATAATTTACGCGCGCTGGGTAAGGCGCAGGGCAAGCTCAGCGAACGCAGTGAAACCGGTTATCAGCGTGTAATCGGCGCCTTGCTCGAAACACTTCTCGGCACCTCACCAGCTGGTAAACCCAATTCCGTATTCGATAGTCAAGCCGCAATAGTTGATTCAATAACTGCGCATTTTGAAGGCATCCCAGGTTTGAGCAAACGTACCCTCGATGAAAAATTCGCCACTGCTCGGCGCAGCTTTTCCCGCGTTTAAGTCAGCGCATTGCACTTGCAATTGGCACAATTGCAATGCAATGACTGTCAGACGTTTCTGGTTTTGAATTCAGGTCTCTCCCAATTGCGCCATCCGGCGCCAAGGAATGACCATGCAATCCCAAACAGCAATCGATTCGTCTCAACCTGAATTAATCGAGCGCCACATCATGCGGCGCGACGAGGTGGAGCGAAAGACTGGATTCAAGCGCGCGCACATCTATAACCTAATGAAGGAAGGTAAATTCCCTCAGGCTAAACGCATCGGATTACGTGCAGTCGGCTGGGACTCGTTGGAGATCGAGCGATGGGTTGTTGAGCGTCTGGGCCAGCAGGGCTGATGCCATGCGCGTGGTCGCGGTGCTTTCCACCAAAGGTGGGGTCGGAAAAACCACAGTAGCTGCCAATCTCGGCGGTCTGCTGGCGGATGCTGGTCTACGCGTCCTACTGCTCGATCTCGACAGCCAACCCACCCTCTCCAGCTATTACGCTTTGAACCAGAAAGCTGTCGCTGGCACGTACGAGCTCATTGCACTCAACTTAACGAAGCCTGCACGGATCGTTTCCAAGACCATAATCGCAGGGCTTGATCTGATCATCTCCAACGACGCTCAGGGCCAGTTAAGTACATTACTGCTACATGCCCCTGACGGGCGATTACGACTACGCAATTTGCTAGACGATTTTCGCCCCCGTTATGACCTGCTTTTGATCGACACCCAAGGCGCACGTAGCGTACTGCTGGAGATGGCAATCCTCGCGTGCGATATCGCCCTCTCTCCCATCACACCGGAGATGCTAGCCGCCCGTGAACTACGCCGCGGCACTTTGAAGCTGTTCAGCGAGCTCGAACCGTTTCGGCACCTGGGTATTACGCTGCCACCGTTGCGACTGCTGCTGAACCAGGTAAATAGCATCCGGATAGACACGCGCATGATCATTCGTGGCCTGCACGAGACCTTCGCTGGGGCTCCCAACATCTCAGTTCTAAGCACCGTAGTTCCAGACCGAGTGGCTTACCTCAATGCCGCCTCCCTAGGCCTACCAGCCCACCGAATCGAGACTCGCCAGTCACGTGAACGACGCATGCAATCAGCGTTGGAAACCATGCAAGCGTTAGCCATCGAGTTGTTTCCGGAATGGCGCGAAGCGATTTCTAGGGTGGGCAGTTACGCAGACGTTCGATGAGATGGATACCGAAGCCGGCATTTCTCGCCAGTCATTTTGTTTGTTCAACCTTCAGGCCAACAGCGTTTGGCGAGGAGTCTTTTGATGTTGGATCAGTTTCCCATCATCGTTCAGCCATCCACTAGACAAAATCATCCACCTGGCGAGGAGTACTGCACCGTGGTCTTTCGCCTACAGGGTGCGCGCTCTGCCATGGGGTGGTTCCTTGCAGAACTCTCCCGACATTTCGAAGGTTCGGGAACAGCTGAAATTGTAAAGTTCGAGATCGGTGACCATTTGCGTAACCGGCGTTAACTGAGGCATTCAAATGAAGAAGCTCAGCCAGGAGGAGATCATCGAGAAGCTGCACCAGGACCATTTTCCTCGGGGTCCAGAACTGGAGCGACTGTCCGATCCAATCATCGATACCCCCATGCTGGTCACACTGGAGCAATTGCGGCCCTACGAACACAACCCGCGCTTCATCCGAAATCCGCTTTATGACGATATAAAAGCCTCGATTCGTGAACGAGGGCTGGACCAACCACCGCCGATTACCCGCCGCCCGGGTGAAACCTATTTCATTATCCGCAACGGCGGTAATACGCGATTGGCGATTCTCGGCGAACTGTGGCAAGAAACCCACGACGAGCGCTTCTTTCGTATTCATTGCCTGTTCCGGCCTTGGAGCAATGAAATCACCACCCTGATCGGCCATCTGGCCGAAAGCGATCTGCACGGCCAACTCACCTTCATCGAACGTGCTCTGGCGGTAGCCAAACTCAAGACCATGCTCGAAGCAGATGAAGCTGCTCTCTCACAACGCGAGCTCGCACGACGTCTTGCCTCTGGGGGCTATCCCATTTCACAGTCGCACATCAGCCGGATGCTCGACACCCTCGAATACTTGCTGCCCGCCATCCCACAAACCCTGTATGCCGGATTGGGTAAGCCCAAAATTGAACGTCTGATCGGCCTGCGTAGCCAAGCTGAACGGACCTGGAATCGCTATCAAAGCGACGCCATTGCATTCCCCGAGTTTTGGCTCGACACCCTGGGCCAATTTGATGCCGTCCCTGACTCTCTCGATTTTGAGCAAGTCCAGGATGAATTGCTCACACGCATGAGCCGCTTATTCGGACAGTCCTACCGCATGCTGGCCCTGGAGCTGAGCGATACACAACGCATCATCCGTACGCCTGGCGGTGTCGTCATGCCCTCAGAGAGCAGCCATCCGCCGAACGTCGATGAAACCGCGGTAGGCCCCCTCTCCTCCGCGCCCCATCCCCAATCAATTGAGACTAAGGCCAAGACTGAAATAGAGCGAGAGGATCTGCTCACGCTGCCCGAAACGAATGTCGAATCAACAGTCAACCTTACGTCACGCGTCCAACGGATTCGCGAGCAGATTGATCGCAACACTGCACCCGAACCAACACCAATCGTCGAAACTTACACGATCGACGACATCTGGTTCATCGCCCCAACGTTGGATAGCCCTGAGCAGCTGCGATTTGCCATTGCGGGATTGGCCAGGGAAATGGCGACCTACGCCGGACATTCCGAGAGCATCGTCGACCAGAAGTATGGTTTGGGTTTCGCTCTCAACATGGATCAACTGGATCTTTCAACGCCTCGTGCGACCGGCGTTCATCTGATGCTCCTTGCCCTACTGCGCGCTCAAGACGAAGTGAACTGGGAAGATCGCAAGCAATTGCCCTCAGCCCTGTTCGGACAACTGCTATTGGGGGTCTATCAACTTCCGCTGACAGATCGTCCCGCTGTGGACGTAGGATTGGAGCGATTGCCTGACGCTCTACTGATAAAACTGTATCGCCTCATTCGCTTAGCGCGGCGCCTGATCGACTTAGCGCTTACCCCTGAAGACGACGAACCAAGGGAGCTGCCATGAACCTGTCTTTCAATGTGCTCAACCAGGCCATGCTGACCCAGGTCCTTCACGAGGTGCGTCTGGGCAATCTGCAACGCTGCAAGGCGCTCGGATTGGGTGAAGAGGATATCTACCTGCTGCAATCTTTGCCGCCTACCACGCTGTCACGCCTGGCCCATGCCACCATTCCCTGGGTTGAGGTCAAGATTGATTCGCCGGTGCTACATCGTTTGATCGACCAGGCCGAACGCGACGAGCAGAACGAGCGCTTGATCAACCGAGCGCTCAAGCTTGGTGCCAGCAGTACCATCATGTACCAGTGCTTCGGCTTAGCACATTCGGAAACCGCCCTGCGCCGACGCCTGCTCAAGATAGAAACCCGTAAGGGGCGTCCACAGAACTTGAGTGAAGCGCAGGAACACGCGCTCTGGCAGCGTTGGTGTCAATTACGCGCACAGGACGGTACCGAGGATCAGCTCGATGCCATGATGATGTTGGCGGAGGAGCAACAGATCAGCTTGACCGTTGTTTGGCAACAGATCGATCAGTACAGCAACGGAACATGAACACCGCCCCCTTCAGTCGCTGGCAGCGTGTTCTGCAGCAATGCACCCAGCAGTTGAGTGAACGTTGGCCTGCACGTCCCACCACTGAACAACCCTCCAACCAGGCTCTACAGGCTGGTTTTCTGTTCAGTGGCAAATCACATGAAGTCGTGCCGCGTCGCCTACTGCTGGATAACCGGTTGACGCCATTGGAGCGTAACGCCTGGCAAGTGTTTCGACTTATGTTGCAAGGCCAGGGGGTGGTTACCCCGCGCTATGAGGATTTGCAGCCTTACCTGTCGAGCGTGCCTTATGGAGTATCAGCTTCCCGAGAAACCATCGCTCGCGTCCTAACGATGCTCCGGCTGACCCGATGGCTCAGCTTGGTAAGTCGTGGCCGCGATCAGCTCAGCGGACGCCTACAGGGCTCTCTGTATGTCCTACACGATGAACCGCTAACTCCTGCCGAAGCCATGGAACTGGATCAAGACTACCTCGAGCTAGTCGGACACGCCCTCGATCACGCGACCAAGGCTGTGCGTATTGTCGCGCAGCATATTGTGGAAGAAATTCGCCAAGACAAGAATATCGATCAGGGGCGACTACCTACCCGACTTGAGAGCTGGGGCGAACATTGGACGCCGCAGGAATTGGATCAGGCAACCGATGAAGTGTTACACGATTCCGAACTGAGTAGCGATCACAGTGTTCCGAATCGTGTGGGACTTCGTTCGGATTCCGAACCGGGCCTGAACGCCAATGTTTCCGGCACAGTTCGGAAACCGAACGCCGCCTGTACTGTATTAAAAGAAAGTATTTGTACTGTACCGCGCGCGACCCCAGCGGTGGATAACCTGCATTGGCCCGATCCGCTGCACTTGAGCCCAAACGAACGCCAGGCCGTCGCCGTGGCGTTGAACAAGCTCAAACCAGTGGATCGACAGCCAGTGCTCAACGAAGCGGGTGCACGGTGTGCGGCTGGCGGTATCCGCAAGCCCGCGGCTTATCTGATGGGCCTTATTCAGCGAGCACTGAAAGGCGATTTTCGTCCTTGGGCAGGTCAGGCTGAATTATTACCCATTGCAGAGCCACCCTCCGTCCCTTCACGCCGCTCAAGAAAACAAGGCGAACCCGTCTCTGCCCTTGCCCAAGCGTGCCTGAATGAGTTACGCCAGCTGCGTGGCAAACGTGCTGGACGTCAGTAGATTTGATGCCACTGGCATCAGTGCCAAGCGTCCTAGAAAGTGCCGTCTCGAACCAAACCGAACAGACCACATTCAGCTTTTTGACTGTCCTTGACCTTTATCTGTCGCAACGTCCCGTCCAAGTCTATGCGAGGACAACACCGTGGCCGATCACTATCAGCTCAACCTGGGCTCATTGCGCAGCAGCATCACCCTGACACTGCACACCCACCACGCCGCCCGTATCTGGCAAGGACGGACCGCACGTGAAGGCATCCACTCGATCATGGGCATGGCCGGTTACATCAGCGTCACCAACCTAATCAAACAAGCCTCAGCGCAGGATGATCCTTACGCTGATTGGGCTATCGTGCAGCTCGAAGAAAAACTGCTGCAGGCCAAGGCTGGGATGTTGGCGCTGACCCAACAATTGGATCGGATCAAACAGGACCTTCCGACGCAGATCGACATGAGCGACAACCTCAATATCCACCCCGTCACCTTGCCCTTGTACATCGGCAGCCAACTGGGGTTTCTCGCCGTCTACTTGCTGACTGACTATGACACGCTGGTGCGCCACACCCTGTTGGCCCACCACACCGCCTTGATTGGTCGCAGAGACATGGAGGCCTGGATAGACGACGGTGCCCATCTGCTGCGCAGCTTGTTCGGTCAGGCGCAGCGTTATCGACTTGCAGGTGTCACACGCGATGATATGGCCGCAAACAATGCCCGCGCCCTGGCGGCCATGGAAAAGTTTGGATTGCCCCCCATGGACATCCTTGAGGGACATCGCCGTTCCCAGTTCGCGCCACCGATTATTCGTCGTGGCGCTGTAACAGTGGATGACGCTGACGCGTTGATGGAGGACGCGGTAGCCCCATCTGCAGCAGTGAATGGCCCGGAGGACGAAACATGAGTCCCATGACACCGGCTCAACCAATGTCCCTCGAAGCATTGACACCAGATGCATATCGACAACTCGAACACGCTGCCTCCCTAAAAGGCCTTTTAAAACCATTTAAGGGTAAGGGGGAGCTGGAACATCTGGCGCAGATAGCGACGGAAATCGAGGCGCAGTTATGTCTCCTGATGGAAGCAGTGGCGCACCAGGCGAGACAACCGCCTTATTCGCTGCTGGATATTCGGCTGGTGCTGCAAAACACCAGTGCGGGCAGCACCTTTTTGCGTTGGCGCACCCGTGACTTCGCTCGTATGGGGGTCGCAGTCTGGGAACGCCAAGTCTCCATCAAGGCCTTGCCGCAAGCCATACGCGAAGGATTGCACCATTTCGAATGCGAGCGCATTGCGCTGAATTTGCAGATGAGCGTGGTGCATTCGCTCTACCGCCAGGCATCGACCTGCGCGATCAAAATGGCCAGTGCCGAACGGCTACTGCGTCAATTCACAACCGCAGTGGAGGTAGCAGGATGAGTACTTTTTTTGTCGGCGAAGGCAACATTGGCAGTGCGCCAGAGTTCCAGGAATTTTCATCAGGCAATGACGAGCCACGGCGTTTGCTACGGCTGAATGTTTACTTCGACAACCCCGTGCCACGTGAGGGAAGTTATGAAGATCGAGGCGGCTATTGGGCGCCAGTTGAGCTCTGGCACCGCGAGGCCGAACACTGGAGCACGCTGTTTCGGAAAGGCATGCGTGTGCTAGTCGAAGGCCGCACAGTGCGCGATGAGTGGGAGGACAGCGAAGATAATGCGCGGGTCACCTTCAAGATCGAGGCCCGTCGAGTCGGCATACTGCCTCACCGGGTGCAGAACGTGGTCATGCGGGAACGATCCAACGAACCGGCTTCATCTGGGGCAAATGCTGGGCAATCAACAGATCCTGCCAGCTCGCCTGCGTCAAAGCCCAAAAAGCGCAGAGGGCCGCCGTCTTCAGGTTGACGAGCATTAAGCATAAAAAATGCTCCCGCGCGAAGTTTCTGGCCATTATTCCTCGCTGCTCGTGAAGATCCCCCTGTTGCCACGCCACACCTAAGCCTCGGTCTATCAATGACTGCTTTCATCGACAAATATGAGGAACCTGTCATTCAGGTTTCTCATATCTTGCCACCGCTGTTTTCAATAACGCTGCTCCGAACTCAATCCGGAGCAGTCCTATGCGTCTCTTTCTCTGCGAGAAACCTTCCCAAGGTCGCGACATCGCCAAGGTCCTCGGAGCCACCCGGCGCGGTGCTGGCTGCCTAATCGGCATCGACTTAACCGTCACCTGGTGCATCGGCCATCTGCTGGAGACGGCCCCCCCCGAAGCCTATGGCGAGCGTTACAAATCTTGGTCGCTTGATCATCTGCCGATCATTCCCGAGCTGTGGCAGGTCGAGGTCAAACCCAAGACAGCGGCGCAGTTCAACGTCATCAAACGCCTGCTCAGCGAATCTAGCACCGTCGTCGTCGCCACCGACGCCGATCGAGAAGGAGAAATGATTGCCCGCGAGTTATTGGAGCTCTGCAACTATCGAGGTCCCGTTCAGCGCCTCTGGTTATCCGCACTTAACGAGGCCTCGATCCGCAAAGCACTGTCCTCGCTGAAGTCTGGTCAGGAGACCTTGCCACTTTACCACTCAGCCCTCGCCCGCAGCCGCGCTGACTGGCTGATCGGCATGAACCTGAGTCGATTGTTCACCCTCCTCGGACGGCGGGCAGGTTACGACGGTGTATTGTCGGTTGGACGGGTCCAGACACCCACGCTACGTCTGGTGGTCGATCGGGATCGGGCAATTGCCAGCTTCGTCTCGGTGCCCTACTGGGACGTAGAGGTGCACCTGTCCTCAGTGGGGCAACCATTCATCGCGTCGTGGTCACCACCCAGCTCAGGACGAGACGAGGCCGGCCGTTGCCTGCAGCAGACGCTTGCCAGCCAGACCGTCGAAGCAATCTCTAGCAGGGCGACCGCCACCGTACTCTCGCTGCAGACTGAACATTTCCGCGAAGCGCCGCCCCTACCCTTCAACCTGAGCACATTGCAAGAAGTCTGCTCACGCAAGCTGGGACTCGGTGCTCAGGAAACCCTGATCATTGCCCAAGCCCTGTATGAAACCCACAAAGCCACTACCTACCCGCGCAGCGATTGCTGCTATTTGCCAGAGAGTATGTTTAACGAGGTACCCATGGTATTCGATGCCCTGCTCAGAACGGATCCCGCGCTACAGCCTGCGCTCGAAAGCCTCGATCAATCATTACACTCCCGAGTCTGGAACGATGCCAAGGTCACCGCGCACCACGCCATTATCCCTACCACCGAGCCGGCGAACCTCGCGCGGATGCCCGAACAAGAACGCCAAGTCTACGAACTGATTCGCAGCCATTACCTTGTGCAGTTTCTTCCACATCATGAGTTTGATCGGACCCAGGTCGAACTGGCGTGTGGCGAGGAACGATTGACTGCCGTTGGCAAACAGATCCTGGTTCAGGGGT
This window harbors:
- a CDS encoding ParB family protein codes for the protein MKKLSQEEIIEKLHQDHFPRGPELERLSDPIIDTPMLVTLEQLRPYEHNPRFIRNPLYDDIKASIRERGLDQPPPITRRPGETYFIIRNGGNTRLAILGELWQETHDERFFRIHCLFRPWSNEITTLIGHLAESDLHGQLTFIERALAVAKLKTMLEADEAALSQRELARRLASGGYPISQSHISRMLDTLEYLLPAIPQTLYAGLGKPKIERLIGLRSQAERTWNRYQSDAIAFPEFWLDTLGQFDAVPDSLDFEQVQDELLTRMSRLFGQSYRMLALELSDTQRIIRTPGGVVMPSESSHPPNVDETAVGPLSSAPHPQSIETKAKTEIEREDLLTLPETNVESTVNLTSRVQRIREQIDRNTAPEPTPIVETYTIDDIWFIAPTLDSPEQLRFAIAGLAREMATYAGHSESIVDQKYGLGFALNMDQLDLSTPRATGVHLMLLALLRAQDEVNWEDRKQLPSALFGQLLLGVYQLPLTDRPAVDVGLERLPDALLIKLYRLIRLARRLIDLALTPEDDEPRELP
- a CDS encoding DNA topoisomerase III, which translates into the protein MRLFLCEKPSQGRDIAKVLGATRRGAGCLIGIDLTVTWCIGHLLETAPPEAYGERYKSWSLDHLPIIPELWQVEVKPKTAAQFNVIKRLLSESSTVVVATDADREGEMIARELLELCNYRGPVQRLWLSALNEASIRKALSSLKSGQETLPLYHSALARSRADWLIGMNLSRLFTLLGRRAGYDGVLSVGRVQTPTLRLVVDRDRAIASFVSVPYWDVEVHLSSVGQPFIASWSPPSSGRDEAGRCLQQTLASQTVEAISSRATATVLSLQTEHFREAPPLPFNLSTLQEVCSRKLGLGAQETLIIAQALYETHKATTYPRSDCCYLPESMFNEVPMVFDALLRTDPALQPALESLDQSLHSRVWNDAKVTAHHAIIPTTEPANLARMPEQERQVYELIRSHYLVQFLPHHEFDRTQVELACGEERLTAVGKQILVQGWKGLLYENTEEDESNQKAQVLPVLHQGTQCAVDDVELKPMRTAAPKPLTEGDLINAMKNVAKLVNDPRLKQKLRDTTGIGTEATRAGIIKGLIDRGYLQKKKRALMASAAAHTLIEAVPAAVADPGMTAIWEQALDEIEAGRLTLDAFVAKQANWITQLVEHYGALTLSVPVEAGPHCPICNASMLRRKGKSGPFWSCSHYPDCKGTVPISKGPRRP
- a CDS encoding ParA family protein, giving the protein MRVVAVLSTKGGVGKTTVAANLGGLLADAGLRVLLLDLDSQPTLSSYYALNQKAVAGTYELIALNLTKPARIVSKTIIAGLDLIISNDAQGQLSTLLLHAPDGRLRLRNLLDDFRPRYDLLLIDTQGARSVLLEMAILACDIALSPITPEMLAARELRRGTLKLFSELEPFRHLGITLPPLRLLLNQVNSIRIDTRMIIRGLHETFAGAPNISVLSTVVPDRVAYLNAASLGLPAHRIETRQSRERRMQSALETMQALAIELFPEWREAISRVGSYADVR
- a CDS encoding DUF2857 domain-containing protein; the encoded protein is MNLSFNVLNQAMLTQVLHEVRLGNLQRCKALGLGEEDIYLLQSLPPTTLSRLAHATIPWVEVKIDSPVLHRLIDQAERDEQNERLINRALKLGASSTIMYQCFGLAHSETALRRRLLKIETRKGRPQNLSEAQEHALWQRWCQLRAQDGTEDQLDAMMMLAEEQQISLTVVWQQIDQYSNGT
- a CDS encoding STY4528 family pathogenicity island replication protein, translated to MNTAPFSRWQRVLQQCTQQLSERWPARPTTEQPSNQALQAGFLFSGKSHEVVPRRLLLDNRLTPLERNAWQVFRLMLQGQGVVTPRYEDLQPYLSSVPYGVSASRETIARVLTMLRLTRWLSLVSRGRDQLSGRLQGSLYVLHDEPLTPAEAMELDQDYLELVGHALDHATKAVRIVAQHIVEEIRQDKNIDQGRLPTRLESWGEHWTPQELDQATDEVLHDSELSSDHSVPNRVGLRSDSEPGLNANVSGTVRKPNAACTVLKESICTVPRATPAVDNLHWPDPLHLSPNERQAVAVALNKLKPVDRQPVLNEAGARCAAGGIRKPAAYLMGLIQRALKGDFRPWAGQAELLPIAEPPSVPSRRSRKQGEPVSALAQACLNELRQLRGKRAGRQ
- a CDS encoding DUF3158 family protein yields the protein MSPMTPAQPMSLEALTPDAYRQLEHAASLKGLLKPFKGKGELEHLAQIATEIEAQLCLLMEAVAHQARQPPYSLLDIRLVLQNTSAGSTFLRWRTRDFARMGVAVWERQVSIKALPQAIREGLHHFECERIALNLQMSVVHSLYRQASTCAIKMASAERLLRQFTTAVEVAG
- a CDS encoding PFL_4669 family integrating conjugative element protein encodes the protein MADHYQLNLGSLRSSITLTLHTHHAARIWQGRTAREGIHSIMGMAGYISVTNLIKQASAQDDPYADWAIVQLEEKLLQAKAGMLALTQQLDRIKQDLPTQIDMSDNLNIHPVTLPLYIGSQLGFLAVYLLTDYDTLVRHTLLAHHTALIGRRDMEAWIDDGAHLLRSLFGQAQRYRLAGVTRDDMAANNARALAAMEKFGLPPMDILEGHRRSQFAPPIIRRGAVTVDDADALMEDAVAPSAAVNGPEDET
- a CDS encoding AlpA family phage regulatory protein, with the protein product MTMQSQTAIDSSQPELIERHIMRRDEVERKTGFKRAHIYNLMKEGKFPQAKRIGLRAVGWDSLEIERWVVERLGQQG
- a CDS encoding single-stranded DNA-binding protein, with translation MSTFFVGEGNIGSAPEFQEFSSGNDEPRRLLRLNVYFDNPVPREGSYEDRGGYWAPVELWHREAEHWSTLFRKGMRVLVEGRTVRDEWEDSEDNARVTFKIEARRVGILPHRVQNVVMRERSNEPASSGANAGQSTDPASSPASKPKKRRGPPSSG